In Longimicrobiaceae bacterium, a single window of DNA contains:
- a CDS encoding S8 family serine peptidase: MLQQHLRSALIVSLLLAAVGCTGDPTTPHRPRTITSIDEPVGPLVPDGPVDPVSSPAGRYIVVLQDGEESPEAVAYELVSTTGGEIVYTWSDAIRGFAADLPEGAATQIESDFRVASVETDQPINTDQTGQTGATWGLDRVDQRLLPLNGTYTYTQTGQGVTVYVVDTGIQTSHPEFGGRASVGFDVLGGNGQDCNGHGTHVAGTIGGSTFGVAKAATLVSVRIFSCGGSGFASDAIAGINWVRTHHASPAVANISSGGPASAAYDAALSSLINAGVTVVVSAGNSATNACSFSPARVGAAITVGATQTNDQFAGYSNFGGCVDLNAPGTAITSAWLYSGTNTISGTSMAAPHVSGAAALFLQANPFASPTAVSAAITGNATAGQLLSLPSGTPNLLLFTSFNGSTRVPLHRMFSQQNGDHLYGLTPNEGTQWGYRMEAQNYFYLPVAPTVGHVALYRCYTRSTGDHFLSTDLGCEGRTNEGRMGYIATSQLANTVPMYRLYSSRNADIFYTLSAAEAQNAISAYAYVSAGIAGYVYLQP; the protein is encoded by the coding sequence ATGCTTCAGCAACACCTCCGCTCCGCACTCATCGTCAGTCTGCTGCTGGCGGCCGTGGGCTGCACCGGCGACCCTACTACGCCGCATCGTCCGCGCACGATAACCAGCATCGATGAACCGGTGGGGCCGCTGGTGCCCGACGGGCCAGTCGATCCAGTGTCCTCGCCAGCCGGGCGGTACATCGTCGTGCTGCAGGATGGGGAGGAGAGTCCGGAGGCAGTGGCGTATGAGCTGGTCTCCACCACCGGCGGCGAGATCGTGTACACGTGGTCCGACGCCATCCGCGGTTTCGCGGCCGACCTCCCTGAAGGCGCCGCCACCCAGATCGAGAGCGACTTCCGGGTTGCCTCCGTGGAAACCGACCAGCCGATCAACACGGACCAGACCGGGCAGACGGGCGCTACCTGGGGCCTCGACCGCGTGGATCAACGGCTGCTCCCGCTTAATGGCACCTACACATATACTCAGACCGGGCAGGGCGTGACCGTATACGTAGTCGACACGGGGATACAGACGTCCCATCCGGAGTTCGGCGGACGGGCGAGCGTGGGATTCGACGTGCTGGGAGGCAATGGGCAGGACTGCAACGGCCACGGCACTCACGTAGCGGGCACCATCGGCGGCAGCACCTTCGGCGTGGCGAAAGCTGCCACCCTGGTGAGCGTGCGTATCTTCAGCTGCGGGGGGAGCGGGTTCGCGTCCGACGCTATCGCAGGGATCAACTGGGTGCGCACGCACCACGCGTCTCCAGCGGTCGCAAACATCTCCTCTGGTGGTCCGGCGTCGGCGGCGTATGACGCGGCACTTTCGAGCCTGATCAACGCTGGCGTAACGGTGGTGGTCTCAGCCGGGAATTCGGCCACCAACGCGTGCAGCTTCTCCCCTGCGCGAGTCGGCGCGGCGATTACCGTGGGCGCGACCCAAACGAACGATCAGTTCGCAGGATACTCCAACTTCGGCGGCTGTGTGGACCTGAACGCCCCCGGAACCGCGATCACCTCGGCGTGGCTCTACAGCGGCACCAACACCATCTCGGGCACGTCGATGGCCGCGCCGCACGTCTCGGGCGCAGCCGCTCTCTTCCTCCAGGCCAACCCTTTCGCCAGTCCAACTGCCGTGAGTGCTGCGATAACCGGGAACGCTACCGCCGGACAGCTCCTCAGCTTACCGTCTGGTACCCCGAACCTGCTGCTGTTCACGTCCTTCAATGGGAGCACCCGGGTACCGCTGCACCGCATGTTCAGCCAGCAGAACGGGGATCACCTCTACGGCCTGACACCCAACGAGGGTACGCAGTGGGGCTACCGGATGGAGGCTCAGAACTACTTCTACCTGCCGGTCGCCCCGACGGTGGGCCACGTTGCATTGTACCGCTGTTATACGCGGAGCACCGGTGATCACTTCCTGTCCACCGATCTCGGGTGCGAGGGGCGGACCAACGAAGGCCGGATGGGCTACATCGCCACCTCGCAGCTTGCCAACACGGTGCCGATGTACCGGCTGTACAGTTCGCGTAACGCCGACATCTTCTACACCCTCTCGGCAGCGGAGGCGCAGAATGCCATCTCGGCATATGCCTACGTGAGCGCGGGGATCGCGGGCTACGTGTACCTTCAGCCGTAG